A region from the Drosophila ananassae strain 14024-0371.13 chromosome 2L, ASM1763931v2, whole genome shotgun sequence genome encodes:
- the LOC6505962 gene encoding phosphoribosyl pyrophosphate synthase-associated protein 2 isoform X4 — MDNTSTSDIVIINGNSHPDLANMVAERMGLKNGGCSVFHKSNRETIVEISDSVRGKDIYIIQTGTKDANNNIMELLIMAYACKTSSARSIVGVIPYLPYSKQCKMRKRGCIVSKLLAKMMCTSGLTHIITMDLHQKEIQGFFDIPVDNLRASPFLLQYIQESIPDYRNSVIVARNPGVAKKANSYAERLRLGLAVIHGEQKEAESDEVDGRYSPPPTSAYSNLLGNSVEMCLPATPSSSRTRTTSVSVGVPEHPIKVKPPLTIVGDVNGRIAIMVDDLIDDVQAFVAAAEMLKDNGACKIYVLATHGLLSSDAPRLLDESPIDEIVVTNTIPHEIQKLQCHKIKTIDISILIAEAIRRIHNKESMSYLFRNVTLED, encoded by the exons ATGGACAACACCTCCACCTCGGACATTGTCATCATCAATGGCAACTCCCATCCGGACCTGGCCAACATGGTGGCCGAGCGCATGGGCTTGAAGAACGGCGGGTGCTCCGTTTTCCACAAGTCCAACCGGGAGACCATTGTTGAAATCAGCGACTCTGTTAGGGGCAAGGACATCTACATCATCCAGACCGGTACCAA GGATGCGAACAACAACATCATGGAGCTACTCATCATGGCCTATGCCTGCAAGACTTCTTCTGCCCGGTCCATTGTCGGAGTGATTCCATACTTGCCATACTCGAAGCAGTGCAAGATGCGCAAGCGCGGCTGCATTGTCTCCAAGCTGCTGGCCAAAATGATGTGCACTTCGGGCCTGACCCACATCATCACAATGGATCTGCACCAAAAGGAGATCCAGGGTTTCTTCGACATACCCGTCGATAACCTAAGGGCGTCACCCTTTTTACTCCAATACATTCAAGAGAGC ATTCCCGACTATCGCAATTCGGTGATTGTGGCCCGCAACCCGGGCGTGGCTAAGAAGGCCAACTCCTACGCGGAGAGACTGCGTCTGGGCTTGGCGGTGATTCACGGGGAACAGAAGGAGGCTGAAAGCGATGAGGTAGATGGTCGCTACTCTCCTCCACCGACCAG TGCGTATAGCAATTTATTAGGAAATTCAGTTGAAATGTGCTTACCAGCGACGCCTAG CAGCAGCCGGACGCGCACCACTTCCGTCTCTGTGGGTGTGCCGGAGCACCCCATCAAGGTCAAGCCACCGCTGACCATTGTGGGAGATGTCAACGGACGTATTGCCATCATGGTG GATGATCTTATTGATGATGTCCAGGCGTTTGTGGCTGCCGCCGAAATGTTGAAGGATAATGGAGCCTGCAAGATCTACGTGCTGGCCACGCATGGTCTGCTCAGCTCAGATGCTCCGCGTCTACTGGATGAGTCGCCCATCGACGAA ATCGTTGTCACTAATACCATTCCACACGAGATCCAGAAGCTGCAGTGCCACAAAATCAAGACGATCGACATCTCCATACTGATTGCGGAGGCTATTCGGCGCATTCACAACAAGGAGTCCATGTCGTATCTCTTCCGCAATGTAACGCTGGAGGACTAA
- the LOC6505962 gene encoding phosphoribosyl pyrophosphate synthase-associated protein 2 isoform X3, which translates to MSKRRLGSVRPPKRCRSDMDNTSTSDIVIINGNSHPDLANMVAERMGLKNGGCSVFHKSNRETIVEISDSVRGKDIYIIQTGTKDANNNIMELLIMAYACKTSSARSIVGVIPYLPYSKQCKMRKRGCIVSKLLAKMMCTSGLTHIITMDLHQKEIQGFFDIPVDNLRASPFLLQYIQESIPDYRNSVIVARNPGVAKKANSYAERLRLGLAVIHGEQKEAESDEVDGRYSPPPTSAYSNLLGNSVEMCLPATPRNSTPQHAPSSSSRTRTTSVSVGVPEHPIKVKPPLTIVGDVNGRIAIMVDDLIDDVQAFVAAAEMLKDNGACKIYVLATHGLLSSDAPRLLDESPIDEIVVTNTIPHEIQKLQCHKIKTIDISILIAEAIRRIHNKESMSYLFRNVTLED; encoded by the exons ATGTCCAAAAGGAG ATTAGGCAGCGTGCGCCCACCGAAGCGTTGCAGGAGCGACATGGACAACACCTCCACCTCGGACATTGTCATCATCAATGGCAACTCCCATCCGGACCTGGCCAACATGGTGGCCGAGCGCATGGGCTTGAAGAACGGCGGGTGCTCCGTTTTCCACAAGTCCAACCGGGAGACCATTGTTGAAATCAGCGACTCTGTTAGGGGCAAGGACATCTACATCATCCAGACCGGTACCAA GGATGCGAACAACAACATCATGGAGCTACTCATCATGGCCTATGCCTGCAAGACTTCTTCTGCCCGGTCCATTGTCGGAGTGATTCCATACTTGCCATACTCGAAGCAGTGCAAGATGCGCAAGCGCGGCTGCATTGTCTCCAAGCTGCTGGCCAAAATGATGTGCACTTCGGGCCTGACCCACATCATCACAATGGATCTGCACCAAAAGGAGATCCAGGGTTTCTTCGACATACCCGTCGATAACCTAAGGGCGTCACCCTTTTTACTCCAATACATTCAAGAGAGC ATTCCCGACTATCGCAATTCGGTGATTGTGGCCCGCAACCCGGGCGTGGCTAAGAAGGCCAACTCCTACGCGGAGAGACTGCGTCTGGGCTTGGCGGTGATTCACGGGGAACAGAAGGAGGCTGAAAGCGATGAGGTAGATGGTCGCTACTCTCCTCCACCGACCAG TGCGTATAGCAATTTATTAGGAAATTCAGTTGAAATGTGCTTACCAGCGACGCCTAG AAACTCTACTCCACAACACGCCCCATCCAGCAGCAGCCGGACGCGCACCACTTCCGTCTCTGTGGGTGTGCCGGAGCACCCCATCAAGGTCAAGCCACCGCTGACCATTGTGGGAGATGTCAACGGACGTATTGCCATCATGGTG GATGATCTTATTGATGATGTCCAGGCGTTTGTGGCTGCCGCCGAAATGTTGAAGGATAATGGAGCCTGCAAGATCTACGTGCTGGCCACGCATGGTCTGCTCAGCTCAGATGCTCCGCGTCTACTGGATGAGTCGCCCATCGACGAA ATCGTTGTCACTAATACCATTCCACACGAGATCCAGAAGCTGCAGTGCCACAAAATCAAGACGATCGACATCTCCATACTGATTGCGGAGGCTATTCGGCGCATTCACAACAAGGAGTCCATGTCGTATCTCTTCCGCAATGTAACGCTGGAGGACTAA
- the LOC6505962 gene encoding phosphoribosyl pyrophosphate synthase-associated protein 2 isoform X5, whose product MDNTSTSDIVIINGNSHPDLANMVAERMGLKNGGCSVFHKSNRETIVEISDSVRGKDIYIIQTGTKDANNNIMELLIMAYACKTSSARSIVGVIPYLPYSKQCKMRKRGCIVSKLLAKMMCTSGLTHIITMDLHQKEIQGFFDIPVDNLRASPFLLQYIQESIPDYRNSVIVARNPGVAKKANSYAERLRLGLAVIHGEQKEAESDEVDGRYSPPPTRNSTPQHAPSSSSRTRTTSVSVGVPEHPIKVKPPLTIVGDVNGRIAIMVDDLIDDVQAFVAAAEMLKDNGACKIYVLATHGLLSSDAPRLLDESPIDEIVVTNTIPHEIQKLQCHKIKTIDISILIAEAIRRIHNKESMSYLFRNVTLED is encoded by the exons ATGGACAACACCTCCACCTCGGACATTGTCATCATCAATGGCAACTCCCATCCGGACCTGGCCAACATGGTGGCCGAGCGCATGGGCTTGAAGAACGGCGGGTGCTCCGTTTTCCACAAGTCCAACCGGGAGACCATTGTTGAAATCAGCGACTCTGTTAGGGGCAAGGACATCTACATCATCCAGACCGGTACCAA GGATGCGAACAACAACATCATGGAGCTACTCATCATGGCCTATGCCTGCAAGACTTCTTCTGCCCGGTCCATTGTCGGAGTGATTCCATACTTGCCATACTCGAAGCAGTGCAAGATGCGCAAGCGCGGCTGCATTGTCTCCAAGCTGCTGGCCAAAATGATGTGCACTTCGGGCCTGACCCACATCATCACAATGGATCTGCACCAAAAGGAGATCCAGGGTTTCTTCGACATACCCGTCGATAACCTAAGGGCGTCACCCTTTTTACTCCAATACATTCAAGAGAGC ATTCCCGACTATCGCAATTCGGTGATTGTGGCCCGCAACCCGGGCGTGGCTAAGAAGGCCAACTCCTACGCGGAGAGACTGCGTCTGGGCTTGGCGGTGATTCACGGGGAACAGAAGGAGGCTGAAAGCGATGAGGTAGATGGTCGCTACTCTCCTCCACCGACCAG AAACTCTACTCCACAACACGCCCCATCCAGCAGCAGCCGGACGCGCACCACTTCCGTCTCTGTGGGTGTGCCGGAGCACCCCATCAAGGTCAAGCCACCGCTGACCATTGTGGGAGATGTCAACGGACGTATTGCCATCATGGTG GATGATCTTATTGATGATGTCCAGGCGTTTGTGGCTGCCGCCGAAATGTTGAAGGATAATGGAGCCTGCAAGATCTACGTGCTGGCCACGCATGGTCTGCTCAGCTCAGATGCTCCGCGTCTACTGGATGAGTCGCCCATCGACGAA ATCGTTGTCACTAATACCATTCCACACGAGATCCAGAAGCTGCAGTGCCACAAAATCAAGACGATCGACATCTCCATACTGATTGCGGAGGCTATTCGGCGCATTCACAACAAGGAGTCCATGTCGTATCTCTTCCGCAATGTAACGCTGGAGGACTAA
- the LOC6505962 gene encoding phosphoribosyl pyrophosphate synthase-associated protein 2 isoform X8, with protein sequence MDNTSTSDIVIINGNSHPDLANMVAERMGLKNGGCSVFHKSNRETIVEISDSVRGKDIYIIQTGTKDANNNIMELLIMAYACKTSSARSIVGVIPYLPYSKQCKMRKRGCIVSKLLAKMMCTSGLTHIITMDLHQKEIQGFFDIPVDNLRASPFLLQYIQESIPDYRNSVIVARNPGVAKKANSYAERLRLGLAVIHGEQKEAESDEVDGRYSPPPTSSSRTRTTSVSVGVPEHPIKVKPPLTIVGDVNGRIAIMVDDLIDDVQAFVAAAEMLKDNGACKIYVLATHGLLSSDAPRLLDESPIDEIVVTNTIPHEIQKLQCHKIKTIDISILIAEAIRRIHNKESMSYLFRNVTLED encoded by the exons ATGGACAACACCTCCACCTCGGACATTGTCATCATCAATGGCAACTCCCATCCGGACCTGGCCAACATGGTGGCCGAGCGCATGGGCTTGAAGAACGGCGGGTGCTCCGTTTTCCACAAGTCCAACCGGGAGACCATTGTTGAAATCAGCGACTCTGTTAGGGGCAAGGACATCTACATCATCCAGACCGGTACCAA GGATGCGAACAACAACATCATGGAGCTACTCATCATGGCCTATGCCTGCAAGACTTCTTCTGCCCGGTCCATTGTCGGAGTGATTCCATACTTGCCATACTCGAAGCAGTGCAAGATGCGCAAGCGCGGCTGCATTGTCTCCAAGCTGCTGGCCAAAATGATGTGCACTTCGGGCCTGACCCACATCATCACAATGGATCTGCACCAAAAGGAGATCCAGGGTTTCTTCGACATACCCGTCGATAACCTAAGGGCGTCACCCTTTTTACTCCAATACATTCAAGAGAGC ATTCCCGACTATCGCAATTCGGTGATTGTGGCCCGCAACCCGGGCGTGGCTAAGAAGGCCAACTCCTACGCGGAGAGACTGCGTCTGGGCTTGGCGGTGATTCACGGGGAACAGAAGGAGGCTGAAAGCGATGAGGTAGATGGTCGCTACTCTCCTCCACCGACCAG CAGCAGCCGGACGCGCACCACTTCCGTCTCTGTGGGTGTGCCGGAGCACCCCATCAAGGTCAAGCCACCGCTGACCATTGTGGGAGATGTCAACGGACGTATTGCCATCATGGTG GATGATCTTATTGATGATGTCCAGGCGTTTGTGGCTGCCGCCGAAATGTTGAAGGATAATGGAGCCTGCAAGATCTACGTGCTGGCCACGCATGGTCTGCTCAGCTCAGATGCTCCGCGTCTACTGGATGAGTCGCCCATCGACGAA ATCGTTGTCACTAATACCATTCCACACGAGATCCAGAAGCTGCAGTGCCACAAAATCAAGACGATCGACATCTCCATACTGATTGCGGAGGCTATTCGGCGCATTCACAACAAGGAGTCCATGTCGTATCTCTTCCGCAATGTAACGCTGGAGGACTAA
- the LOC6505962 gene encoding phosphoribosyl pyrophosphate synthase-associated protein 2 isoform X1, translating into MDNTSTSDIVIINGNSHPDLANMVAERMGLKNGGCSVFHKSNRETIVEISDSVRGKDIYIIQTGTKDANNNIMELLIMAYACKTSSARSIVGVIPYLPYSKQCKMRKRGCIVSKLLAKMMCTSGLTHIITMDLHQKEIQGFFDIPVDNLRASPFLLQYIQESIPDYRNSVIVARNPGVAKKANSYAERLRLGLAVIHGEQKEAESDEVDGRYSPPPTSAYSNLLGNSVEMCLPATPRNSTPQHAPSSSSRTRTTSVSVGVPEHPIKVKPPLTIVGDVNGRIAIMVDDLIDDVQAFVAAAEMLKDNGACKIYVLATHGLLSSDAPRLLDESPIDEIVVTNTIPHEIQKLQCHKIKTIDISILIAEAIRRIHNKESMSYLFRNVTLED; encoded by the exons ATGGACAACACCTCCACCTCGGACATTGTCATCATCAATGGCAACTCCCATCCGGACCTGGCCAACATGGTGGCCGAGCGCATGGGCTTGAAGAACGGCGGGTGCTCCGTTTTCCACAAGTCCAACCGGGAGACCATTGTTGAAATCAGCGACTCTGTTAGGGGCAAGGACATCTACATCATCCAGACCGGTACCAA GGATGCGAACAACAACATCATGGAGCTACTCATCATGGCCTATGCCTGCAAGACTTCTTCTGCCCGGTCCATTGTCGGAGTGATTCCATACTTGCCATACTCGAAGCAGTGCAAGATGCGCAAGCGCGGCTGCATTGTCTCCAAGCTGCTGGCCAAAATGATGTGCACTTCGGGCCTGACCCACATCATCACAATGGATCTGCACCAAAAGGAGATCCAGGGTTTCTTCGACATACCCGTCGATAACCTAAGGGCGTCACCCTTTTTACTCCAATACATTCAAGAGAGC ATTCCCGACTATCGCAATTCGGTGATTGTGGCCCGCAACCCGGGCGTGGCTAAGAAGGCCAACTCCTACGCGGAGAGACTGCGTCTGGGCTTGGCGGTGATTCACGGGGAACAGAAGGAGGCTGAAAGCGATGAGGTAGATGGTCGCTACTCTCCTCCACCGACCAG TGCGTATAGCAATTTATTAGGAAATTCAGTTGAAATGTGCTTACCAGCGACGCCTAG AAACTCTACTCCACAACACGCCCCATCCAGCAGCAGCCGGACGCGCACCACTTCCGTCTCTGTGGGTGTGCCGGAGCACCCCATCAAGGTCAAGCCACCGCTGACCATTGTGGGAGATGTCAACGGACGTATTGCCATCATGGTG GATGATCTTATTGATGATGTCCAGGCGTTTGTGGCTGCCGCCGAAATGTTGAAGGATAATGGAGCCTGCAAGATCTACGTGCTGGCCACGCATGGTCTGCTCAGCTCAGATGCTCCGCGTCTACTGGATGAGTCGCCCATCGACGAA ATCGTTGTCACTAATACCATTCCACACGAGATCCAGAAGCTGCAGTGCCACAAAATCAAGACGATCGACATCTCCATACTGATTGCGGAGGCTATTCGGCGCATTCACAACAAGGAGTCCATGTCGTATCTCTTCCGCAATGTAACGCTGGAGGACTAA
- the LOC6505962 gene encoding phosphoribosyl pyrophosphate synthase-associated protein 2 isoform X9, whose protein sequence is MLLQRNKLGSVRPPKRCRSDMDNTSTSDIVIINGNSHPDLANMVAERMGLKNGGCSVFHKSNRETIVEISDSVRGKDIYIIQTGTKDANNNIMELLIMAYACKTSSARSIVGVIPYLPYSKQCKMRKRGCIVSKLLAKMMCTSGLTHIITMDLHQKEIQGFFDIPVDNLRASPFLLQYIQESIPDYRNSVIVARNPGVAKKANSYAERLRLGLAVIHGEQKEAESDEVDGRYSPPPTSSSRTRTTSVSVGVPEHPIKVKPPLTIVGDVNGRIAIMVDDLIDDVQAFVAAAEMLKDNGACKIYVLATHGLLSSDAPRLLDESPIDEIVVTNTIPHEIQKLQCHKIKTIDISILIAEAIRRIHNKESMSYLFRNVTLED, encoded by the exons ATGCTGCTGCAGCGGAACAA ATTAGGCAGCGTGCGCCCACCGAAGCGTTGCAGGAGCGACATGGACAACACCTCCACCTCGGACATTGTCATCATCAATGGCAACTCCCATCCGGACCTGGCCAACATGGTGGCCGAGCGCATGGGCTTGAAGAACGGCGGGTGCTCCGTTTTCCACAAGTCCAACCGGGAGACCATTGTTGAAATCAGCGACTCTGTTAGGGGCAAGGACATCTACATCATCCAGACCGGTACCAA GGATGCGAACAACAACATCATGGAGCTACTCATCATGGCCTATGCCTGCAAGACTTCTTCTGCCCGGTCCATTGTCGGAGTGATTCCATACTTGCCATACTCGAAGCAGTGCAAGATGCGCAAGCGCGGCTGCATTGTCTCCAAGCTGCTGGCCAAAATGATGTGCACTTCGGGCCTGACCCACATCATCACAATGGATCTGCACCAAAAGGAGATCCAGGGTTTCTTCGACATACCCGTCGATAACCTAAGGGCGTCACCCTTTTTACTCCAATACATTCAAGAGAGC ATTCCCGACTATCGCAATTCGGTGATTGTGGCCCGCAACCCGGGCGTGGCTAAGAAGGCCAACTCCTACGCGGAGAGACTGCGTCTGGGCTTGGCGGTGATTCACGGGGAACAGAAGGAGGCTGAAAGCGATGAGGTAGATGGTCGCTACTCTCCTCCACCGACCAG CAGCAGCCGGACGCGCACCACTTCCGTCTCTGTGGGTGTGCCGGAGCACCCCATCAAGGTCAAGCCACCGCTGACCATTGTGGGAGATGTCAACGGACGTATTGCCATCATGGTG GATGATCTTATTGATGATGTCCAGGCGTTTGTGGCTGCCGCCGAAATGTTGAAGGATAATGGAGCCTGCAAGATCTACGTGCTGGCCACGCATGGTCTGCTCAGCTCAGATGCTCCGCGTCTACTGGATGAGTCGCCCATCGACGAA ATCGTTGTCACTAATACCATTCCACACGAGATCCAGAAGCTGCAGTGCCACAAAATCAAGACGATCGACATCTCCATACTGATTGCGGAGGCTATTCGGCGCATTCACAACAAGGAGTCCATGTCGTATCTCTTCCGCAATGTAACGCTGGAGGACTAA
- the LOC6505962 gene encoding phosphoribosyl pyrophosphate synthase-associated protein 2 isoform X7, which produces MSKRRLGSVRPPKRCRSDMDNTSTSDIVIINGNSHPDLANMVAERMGLKNGGCSVFHKSNRETIVEISDSVRGKDIYIIQTGTKDANNNIMELLIMAYACKTSSARSIVGVIPYLPYSKQCKMRKRGCIVSKLLAKMMCTSGLTHIITMDLHQKEIQGFFDIPVDNLRASPFLLQYIQESIPDYRNSVIVARNPGVAKKANSYAERLRLGLAVIHGEQKEAESDEVDGRYSPPPTRNSTPQHAPSSSSRTRTTSVSVGVPEHPIKVKPPLTIVGDVNGRIAIMVDDLIDDVQAFVAAAEMLKDNGACKIYVLATHGLLSSDAPRLLDESPIDEIVVTNTIPHEIQKLQCHKIKTIDISILIAEAIRRIHNKESMSYLFRNVTLED; this is translated from the exons ATGTCCAAAAGGAG ATTAGGCAGCGTGCGCCCACCGAAGCGTTGCAGGAGCGACATGGACAACACCTCCACCTCGGACATTGTCATCATCAATGGCAACTCCCATCCGGACCTGGCCAACATGGTGGCCGAGCGCATGGGCTTGAAGAACGGCGGGTGCTCCGTTTTCCACAAGTCCAACCGGGAGACCATTGTTGAAATCAGCGACTCTGTTAGGGGCAAGGACATCTACATCATCCAGACCGGTACCAA GGATGCGAACAACAACATCATGGAGCTACTCATCATGGCCTATGCCTGCAAGACTTCTTCTGCCCGGTCCATTGTCGGAGTGATTCCATACTTGCCATACTCGAAGCAGTGCAAGATGCGCAAGCGCGGCTGCATTGTCTCCAAGCTGCTGGCCAAAATGATGTGCACTTCGGGCCTGACCCACATCATCACAATGGATCTGCACCAAAAGGAGATCCAGGGTTTCTTCGACATACCCGTCGATAACCTAAGGGCGTCACCCTTTTTACTCCAATACATTCAAGAGAGC ATTCCCGACTATCGCAATTCGGTGATTGTGGCCCGCAACCCGGGCGTGGCTAAGAAGGCCAACTCCTACGCGGAGAGACTGCGTCTGGGCTTGGCGGTGATTCACGGGGAACAGAAGGAGGCTGAAAGCGATGAGGTAGATGGTCGCTACTCTCCTCCACCGACCAG AAACTCTACTCCACAACACGCCCCATCCAGCAGCAGCCGGACGCGCACCACTTCCGTCTCTGTGGGTGTGCCGGAGCACCCCATCAAGGTCAAGCCACCGCTGACCATTGTGGGAGATGTCAACGGACGTATTGCCATCATGGTG GATGATCTTATTGATGATGTCCAGGCGTTTGTGGCTGCCGCCGAAATGTTGAAGGATAATGGAGCCTGCAAGATCTACGTGCTGGCCACGCATGGTCTGCTCAGCTCAGATGCTCCGCGTCTACTGGATGAGTCGCCCATCGACGAA ATCGTTGTCACTAATACCATTCCACACGAGATCCAGAAGCTGCAGTGCCACAAAATCAAGACGATCGACATCTCCATACTGATTGCGGAGGCTATTCGGCGCATTCACAACAAGGAGTCCATGTCGTATCTCTTCCGCAATGTAACGCTGGAGGACTAA
- the LOC6505962 gene encoding phosphoribosyl pyrophosphate synthase-associated protein 2 isoform X2 → MLLQRNKLGSVRPPKRCRSDMDNTSTSDIVIINGNSHPDLANMVAERMGLKNGGCSVFHKSNRETIVEISDSVRGKDIYIIQTGTKDANNNIMELLIMAYACKTSSARSIVGVIPYLPYSKQCKMRKRGCIVSKLLAKMMCTSGLTHIITMDLHQKEIQGFFDIPVDNLRASPFLLQYIQESIPDYRNSVIVARNPGVAKKANSYAERLRLGLAVIHGEQKEAESDEVDGRYSPPPTSAYSNLLGNSVEMCLPATPRNSTPQHAPSSSSRTRTTSVSVGVPEHPIKVKPPLTIVGDVNGRIAIMVDDLIDDVQAFVAAAEMLKDNGACKIYVLATHGLLSSDAPRLLDESPIDEIVVTNTIPHEIQKLQCHKIKTIDISILIAEAIRRIHNKESMSYLFRNVTLED, encoded by the exons ATGCTGCTGCAGCGGAACAA ATTAGGCAGCGTGCGCCCACCGAAGCGTTGCAGGAGCGACATGGACAACACCTCCACCTCGGACATTGTCATCATCAATGGCAACTCCCATCCGGACCTGGCCAACATGGTGGCCGAGCGCATGGGCTTGAAGAACGGCGGGTGCTCCGTTTTCCACAAGTCCAACCGGGAGACCATTGTTGAAATCAGCGACTCTGTTAGGGGCAAGGACATCTACATCATCCAGACCGGTACCAA GGATGCGAACAACAACATCATGGAGCTACTCATCATGGCCTATGCCTGCAAGACTTCTTCTGCCCGGTCCATTGTCGGAGTGATTCCATACTTGCCATACTCGAAGCAGTGCAAGATGCGCAAGCGCGGCTGCATTGTCTCCAAGCTGCTGGCCAAAATGATGTGCACTTCGGGCCTGACCCACATCATCACAATGGATCTGCACCAAAAGGAGATCCAGGGTTTCTTCGACATACCCGTCGATAACCTAAGGGCGTCACCCTTTTTACTCCAATACATTCAAGAGAGC ATTCCCGACTATCGCAATTCGGTGATTGTGGCCCGCAACCCGGGCGTGGCTAAGAAGGCCAACTCCTACGCGGAGAGACTGCGTCTGGGCTTGGCGGTGATTCACGGGGAACAGAAGGAGGCTGAAAGCGATGAGGTAGATGGTCGCTACTCTCCTCCACCGACCAG TGCGTATAGCAATTTATTAGGAAATTCAGTTGAAATGTGCTTACCAGCGACGCCTAG AAACTCTACTCCACAACACGCCCCATCCAGCAGCAGCCGGACGCGCACCACTTCCGTCTCTGTGGGTGTGCCGGAGCACCCCATCAAGGTCAAGCCACCGCTGACCATTGTGGGAGATGTCAACGGACGTATTGCCATCATGGTG GATGATCTTATTGATGATGTCCAGGCGTTTGTGGCTGCCGCCGAAATGTTGAAGGATAATGGAGCCTGCAAGATCTACGTGCTGGCCACGCATGGTCTGCTCAGCTCAGATGCTCCGCGTCTACTGGATGAGTCGCCCATCGACGAA ATCGTTGTCACTAATACCATTCCACACGAGATCCAGAAGCTGCAGTGCCACAAAATCAAGACGATCGACATCTCCATACTGATTGCGGAGGCTATTCGGCGCATTCACAACAAGGAGTCCATGTCGTATCTCTTCCGCAATGTAACGCTGGAGGACTAA
- the LOC6505962 gene encoding phosphoribosyl pyrophosphate synthase-associated protein 2 isoform X6, translating to MLLQRNKLGSVRPPKRCRSDMDNTSTSDIVIINGNSHPDLANMVAERMGLKNGGCSVFHKSNRETIVEISDSVRGKDIYIIQTGTKDANNNIMELLIMAYACKTSSARSIVGVIPYLPYSKQCKMRKRGCIVSKLLAKMMCTSGLTHIITMDLHQKEIQGFFDIPVDNLRASPFLLQYIQESIPDYRNSVIVARNPGVAKKANSYAERLRLGLAVIHGEQKEAESDEVDGRYSPPPTRNSTPQHAPSSSSRTRTTSVSVGVPEHPIKVKPPLTIVGDVNGRIAIMVDDLIDDVQAFVAAAEMLKDNGACKIYVLATHGLLSSDAPRLLDESPIDEIVVTNTIPHEIQKLQCHKIKTIDISILIAEAIRRIHNKESMSYLFRNVTLED from the exons ATGCTGCTGCAGCGGAACAA ATTAGGCAGCGTGCGCCCACCGAAGCGTTGCAGGAGCGACATGGACAACACCTCCACCTCGGACATTGTCATCATCAATGGCAACTCCCATCCGGACCTGGCCAACATGGTGGCCGAGCGCATGGGCTTGAAGAACGGCGGGTGCTCCGTTTTCCACAAGTCCAACCGGGAGACCATTGTTGAAATCAGCGACTCTGTTAGGGGCAAGGACATCTACATCATCCAGACCGGTACCAA GGATGCGAACAACAACATCATGGAGCTACTCATCATGGCCTATGCCTGCAAGACTTCTTCTGCCCGGTCCATTGTCGGAGTGATTCCATACTTGCCATACTCGAAGCAGTGCAAGATGCGCAAGCGCGGCTGCATTGTCTCCAAGCTGCTGGCCAAAATGATGTGCACTTCGGGCCTGACCCACATCATCACAATGGATCTGCACCAAAAGGAGATCCAGGGTTTCTTCGACATACCCGTCGATAACCTAAGGGCGTCACCCTTTTTACTCCAATACATTCAAGAGAGC ATTCCCGACTATCGCAATTCGGTGATTGTGGCCCGCAACCCGGGCGTGGCTAAGAAGGCCAACTCCTACGCGGAGAGACTGCGTCTGGGCTTGGCGGTGATTCACGGGGAACAGAAGGAGGCTGAAAGCGATGAGGTAGATGGTCGCTACTCTCCTCCACCGACCAG AAACTCTACTCCACAACACGCCCCATCCAGCAGCAGCCGGACGCGCACCACTTCCGTCTCTGTGGGTGTGCCGGAGCACCCCATCAAGGTCAAGCCACCGCTGACCATTGTGGGAGATGTCAACGGACGTATTGCCATCATGGTG GATGATCTTATTGATGATGTCCAGGCGTTTGTGGCTGCCGCCGAAATGTTGAAGGATAATGGAGCCTGCAAGATCTACGTGCTGGCCACGCATGGTCTGCTCAGCTCAGATGCTCCGCGTCTACTGGATGAGTCGCCCATCGACGAA ATCGTTGTCACTAATACCATTCCACACGAGATCCAGAAGCTGCAGTGCCACAAAATCAAGACGATCGACATCTCCATACTGATTGCGGAGGCTATTCGGCGCATTCACAACAAGGAGTCCATGTCGTATCTCTTCCGCAATGTAACGCTGGAGGACTAA